Within the Gloeobacter kilaueensis JS1 genome, the region AGCCGTGCCAGGAATACAGGCTCCAGCCATCGCCAAACTGAACGGCGGGTTTGCCCTCGGCGTGCAACCGCTCGTGGGCGTCGAAGTGCAGCTGCACGGGCCGCTCGCTCACCAGGCAGACCCGACGGTAAGGAAAGACCCAGCCGCAGTGCTGCACCACCTGGCGAAAGGCCGCCCAGGTGGCCCGGTGGTGCGGGCATTCGAGCACGCTGAAGCAAAAATCGAAGTAGCAGCACAGAGCTGCCCAGCCAGTGGGCGAGATGCTGTTGATCGAAAGACTCTGGACCTGCTCTTCGAGGGCAGCAACGAGCTGGTTTTCGAGGCTGCGCCACAGGCAGTTGGCCAGGTGTTTTTTGAGCACTTCCTCCAGATGATGGCGCGGCCCACGGCTGAATCGACGGCGCAGCTGCTGGCCCAGTGCGTCGCCGAGCGCCCAGCTCAGCCGCTGCCAGAGCAATCCCGCCTGGGGACTGATGCTGGAGCGAAAGATTGCGGTCTGGGTGGCCGCGTGGGGACTGGCACAAAAATGAATTGCAGGCTCCGGCAGCTCCGCCAGGGCGTAGGCAGCGCGGATTGCCGCTGTCGCTTCTTTGCGATCGAGCGACTTGCAACTTAAAGCGAACTGCCACCACTTCCGGCAGTACATCAAGATCAAGGCTTCGTGCTCAGGAGCGAGGCTGTCCAGCCGCAGCAACTGCCGGCCGCTGTCCTGGCTCATCGGAGGTGCTCGATTGGTGGGCATATCGTAGCACGGGTCGGTCCACTCCCTGGTCGTCCAGACCACACCGCTTTGGTCAGCACAGATACAAACTGGCATGTACGGTATCCTGATGAGGCTACCGTTGTTCTTGTTGCTGCAGGGCAATCTATGACTTCTGGCCAGAAAAAAAAGACGTCCTCAAAGGCTGATCAGTTTACCGAGTCGGTGATCCGCGAGATGAGCAGGCTGGCGGCGCGCCACGGTGCAATCAACCTTGCCCAGGGCTTTCCGGATTTTGCCTGCCCGATCGAATTGAAGCGGGCGGCCTGCGAGGCAGTCGAAGCCGACATCAACCAGTACGCCATCACCTGGGGCGACCAGCTTTTTCGCGAGGCGATCGCCCGCAAGGT harbors:
- a CDS encoding DUF6745 domain-containing protein translates to MSQDSGRQLLRLDSLAPEHEALILMYCRKWWQFALSCKSLDRKEATAAIRAAYALAELPEPAIHFCASPHAATQTAIFRSSISPQAGLLWQRLSWALGDALGQQLRRRFSRGPRHHLEEVLKKHLANCLWRSLENQLVAALEEQVQSLSINSISPTGWAALCCYFDFCFSVLECPHHRATWAAFRQVVQHCGWVFPYRRVCLVSERPVQLHFDAHERLHAEGKPAVQFGDGWSLYSWHGFTLPDAYGRIPPCDWQPHWLLEEDDLRLRQVLLEGIGYERIYGRLPSETIDSWGDYHLVRLDNIDSDAIHLLATSRSDPNLPQVRRVPPDFHTAQAAARWVDRPSRPG